The sequence GGTGCCACTATTGGGACGGGTACTGACGGCATATCAGCAAGTGGGGACGATCGACTATCCCAGAAATACTGCTGATGAGATCGAAGCCATGATCCATCCACAACTTCAATTTAAAGATTACGAACCGCTGCATCCAGGAGATCTGATGTTTCTACTGTTAAGTGGAGAGGAGATCGCTTACACAGGTCATGAAACAGTCTATCCTGTTTTCATCAATGAAGCTGCTTATTATGAGAAGGGAATCGCAATGGTTTTGACTCAAAAACAGCAGTTTGAACTTGTAACAACGTGAGTCTCCAACGGAGGGGGTGCGGTAAGACGCAAAGAAACAGGGTGGAGCAGCACTGAGGGATCATATTCTGGAGATGGGTAGCGCCTATCAGCTAAGACCGCAAGAACACTGGTGCATTAGATCCGTCGTGAGTCTGGTTCTGGAATCAACAGCGAAAGGCATGGGTGAAAAGGGGCGTTCCCTTTATCCCGTTTAGGAGAATCTATCGATGGCTGATTCTAGGATAGGGGCTGCCCTCTGTTGATAGCCAGGGTCATCACCATGCCACAATCATCTCATCCGTTGAGCGCTCAAGGCGTTGAAGCCAGCACAGTTGTCGGTCATAGGGACACGAGATCGGGTTTTGGGCTGCTGAAGCCGAATGCAGCGGGCATCGATATTGGAGCGAGTAGCCATTGGGTAAGCATACCGCCAGAGCGGGATGCCCAATCGGTGCGAGAGTTTGGATGCTATACGCCGGATTTTGAGGCTTTGGTGGAATGGTTAAGACAGTGCAACGTTGAGACCGTGGCGATGGAATCGACGGGGGTGTATTGGATAGCCCTGTATGAATTACTCGAACGCGAGGGGTTTGAGGTGATTCTGGTGAATGCGCAGCACCTCAAGCATGTGCCGGGTCGCAAAAGCGATGTGCTCGACTGCCAATGGATCCGCCAACTCCACAGCTATGGACTCCTCTCGGCGAGCTTTCGACCGGCTGAAGCGATGTGCGTGCTGCGGCAGTACATTCGGCAGCGGGACAGGTTGATCCAGTCGGCAGCCCAGCACATTCAGCGGATGCAAAAAGCATTGACGCAGATGAACCTGCACCTGCATCGGGTGCTGATTGACCTCACCGGGCTGAGTGGGATGCGGATTTTGAAGGCGATTGTGGCGGGAGAACGCGACCCCCAGACCTTGGCGGCGCTGAAGCACGAGCGGGTGCGCAAAAGTGAGGCTGAGATTGCCGCCGCCCTCAGCGGCACCTATCGGGAGGAACATCTCTTTGTTCTGGGCCAGGAGTTAAGCCTCTATGAGACCTATCAGCAGCAGATTGCCGCCTGCGATGCCCAGATTGAGACCTACCTCAATCAGCTACCCAGCCCCCTACCCCCGCATGAGCAACCCCAACCCAAGGTCGTGCGTAAAGCGGTTCAAAATCAACCCACCTTTGACCTAGCCACCCACTTACATCGCATCAGTGGGGTCAATTTCTGTGCAATGGATGGCTTAGGCCCCTTGACGGTGCAAACCATTCTCTCAGAAGTGGGCTTAGACCCAACGCGCTTCGGTAGCGCTCAGCGTTTTGCTTCCTGGCTCGGATTATGTCCGGGCAGTGCCATTTCGGGGGGCAAACGAAAAAGCTCGAAGACTCGTCGCATTAGCAATCGAGCGGCCAATGCTTTTCGCATCGCAGCCATGGCCGCCGGGAAGTCTGATTCGGCTATCGGAGCTTTCTTTCGACGACTCAAAGCCCGCTTAGGGGCACCTAAAGCCATTACCGCCACGGCCCACAAGCTCGCCCGCATTTTCTATCACCTATGGTGTACGGGGCAGTCCTACGACGATGTTGGTGCAGAACACTATGAGCAACAGTATCGACAACGCAAGCTCAAATATTTACAAAAACAGGCCGCCGCCTTAGGTCTTGAACTGTCCCAAGCGACACAGGAGGAGACCCTGACGCAAGATGTTTCTTAGGAGTTCGACAACAATGAGGGTGCAAAAGAAGCTGAACCAGGGGATGAACCTCTAAATAGAAGCCCTGACACTCCATTCAAAATTTTGCGGAGTCATACGGCTTTGTTGCATGAATAAATAAAGCCAGATTTTCCTTTTGCCATCTCATCATTAAGCTTCAACCTTGTAGCTATCGGGCTTGGCGATCTGAATCATCCGGTTGAGCGCAACACATTGGATGAATAATTCTACAGCTTGATGATCAAAGGTACGGGCCCTGAGCTTACCGCCAAAGATCGTCTTCAAGCGAAACATGGTGGTTTCGGCAATCGAGCGGCGATGGTAGCCAGAGTCGCGCTTCCATCGTTGGCGTCCATGCTTGCGAAGGTAGCGCAGGTTCTCATCTCTCGGGTGCGGCGTTCCTTTGCCATTGCCATGCTGCCAGATTTTGGCTCCTTTGCGCGGTGGAATGACGGCGTTCGCTCCTTTGTTCTCAATCTCGTCGTAGCAGTGGCGATGGTCATAAGCGCCATCGGTGGACACCTGCTCAATGTCACCCTCAATCTGCTCCAGGATAGCTTGAAGCACGTCGCCATCCGCTAGGTCATTCGTGGTCACGACCATCGCTACAATCTCGCCTGTGGCTTCATCGACACCCACGTGCAGCTTGCGCCAAGTGCGTCGCTTGCTGATGCCATGCTGACGAGCTTTCCATTCTCCTTCGCCATAGACTTTCACCCCCGTCGAATCCACCACCACATGACGAGCACCTTGCTTAGGCATGATCGGTAAGGCAATAGACAGGTTTCCCATGCAACAAGACAGCGTGCTGTGGTCTGGCACCGGTAGATCGATGCCCATCAACTCGAACACCGATTCAAGAAATCCCTGGCACTGTCGTCCAGCTAACCCATAGATGACGTTGACGCTCGCCATCGTCAGAATCGCTAGGTCGCTATAGAGGATAGAGGCACCGGGTTTGCCACTCAAATCCTCTACAACCCACTGCTCCAAGACGGATGGGTCGATCCAGAAGGTGAGGCTTCCTCTCTGCTTCAATCCAGCGTTATACTCAGACCAGTTGCGGATGCGGTATTGAGGTTTCATGGCAGCTTTAGGTGT comes from Leptolyngbya sp. CCY15150 and encodes:
- a CDS encoding IS110 family transposase, which encodes MPQSSHPLSAQGVEASTVVGHRDTRSGFGLLKPNAAGIDIGASSHWVSIPPERDAQSVREFGCYTPDFEALVEWLRQCNVETVAMESTGVYWIALYELLEREGFEVILVNAQHLKHVPGRKSDVLDCQWIRQLHSYGLLSASFRPAEAMCVLRQYIRQRDRLIQSAAQHIQRMQKALTQMNLHLHRVLIDLTGLSGMRILKAIVAGERDPQTLAALKHERVRKSEAEIAAALSGTYREEHLFVLGQELSLYETYQQQIAACDAQIETYLNQLPSPLPPHEQPQPKVVRKAVQNQPTFDLATHLHRISGVNFCAMDGLGPLTVQTILSEVGLDPTRFGSAQRFASWLGLCPGSAISGGKRKSSKTRRISNRAANAFRIAAMAAGKSDSAIGAFFRRLKARLGAPKAITATAHKLARIFYHLWCTGQSYDDVGAEHYEQQYRQRKLKYLQKQAAALGLELSQATQEETLTQDVS
- a CDS encoding IS5 family transposase, translated to MKPQYRIRNWSEYNAGLKQRGSLTFWIDPSVLEQWVVEDLSGKPGASILYSDLAILTMASVNVIYGLAGRQCQGFLESVFELMGIDLPVPDHSTLSCCMGNLSIALPIMPKQGARHVVVDSTGVKVYGEGEWKARQHGISKRRTWRKLHVGVDEATGEIVAMVVTTNDLADGDVLQAILEQIEGDIEQVSTDGAYDHRHCYDEIENKGANAVIPPRKGAKIWQHGNGKGTPHPRDENLRYLRKHGRQRWKRDSGYHRRSIAETTMFRLKTIFGGKLRARTFDHQAVELFIQCVALNRMIQIAKPDSYKVEA